TCTGCCGACGTCGAAGTCTCCGCGCGCGACCTTGCGTGCGATCGCGATCAGGAAGATCACGCCGATCGTCACGTGGGTGCCGTGGAAGCCGGTGATCATGAAGAAGCTCGAGCCAAATTGCTCCGCGCCCCACGGGTTGCCCCAGGGCCGGACGCCCTCCCTGATCAGCTTGGTCCATTCGAAAGCCTGCATGCCGACGAAGGTTGCGCCGAACGCCGCCGTGGCCAGCATCAAGGCGGCGGTTCTGACGCGATCGCGGCGGTAGCCGAAATTGACGGCCATCGCCATCGTCCCGCTGCTGCTGATCAGGATGAAGGTCATGATGGCGATCAGGATCAGCGGGATGTGCTTGCCGCCGAAGTTGAGGGCGAAGACTTCGCTCGGATTGGGCCACGGCACGGTCGTCGACATGCGCGCCGTCATGTAGGAGAGCAGGAAGCAACTGAAGATGAAGGTGTCGCTGAGGAGGAAGATCCACATCATGGCCTTGCCCCAGGACACATTCTTGAAGGCACGCTGATCGGACGCCCAATCGGCGGCGATGCCGCGCCAGCCTTCAAGCCGTGCAGGCGATTGTCCGGAGTTTGTCAGCACAGTCTCTGCCATCTGGTCTCGCCCTCCCTAGCTCAGCAATTGGCGGCAGATGTCGACGAGATCGTCCGTCCATCCCGTGAGAAGACCGAGCAGGACAAGCCAGACCAGCAGCAGGAAGTGCCAGTAGATGGTGCATAGTTCCACGCTCAAGCGCATGTCGGCGATCTCGGCGCCGCGCCACACCTTGGCTGAGGTTCGCCCGAGGGCCACCAGGCCGCCCGTCAGATGCAGCCCATGCACTGCGGTCAACAGGTAGAAGAAGGAATTGGCCGGATTGGACGCCACGAAATATCCGGCCGCGCTGAGCTGCTGCCAGGCCAGCAGTTGCCCGGCCAGGAAGATCACGGCAGCTACGCCCCCCGCGAGCAGGCCGACCATGACGCCGTCAGCGTCGTCTCGGCGGGCAGCCACATATGACCATTGCAGCGCGACGCTGCTCAGGACAAGGACACCCGTGTTGAGCCACAGCAGCTTAGGCACGGGCAGCGCCCGCCAGTCCACGACGCTCATGCGCATGGAGTAGGCGCTAATGAAGAGGACGAACAAACAACTCGCGACAGCGAGGAACACGCCGAGTCCGATCTTCGCTGCCGGCCAGGCCATTGCATCGCTGCCGGGGAAGTCACCGGCCGGACCTTCCTCCAGCCAGGGCTTGGCCGTCAGCCGTTGCTGCGAGAGCCACCATCCGGCGATGACAGTGATCACAGCCAGGAACAGGATGATGGCGCTCACGAAGCAGCTCCCTGAACGAGATGCGTCGCGCGCGGCGGCTGGTTCTGCGGAATGAAGTCCTCCTCGGCGCCGGGTACGCTGTAGTCATAGGCCCAGCGGTAGACGACCGGGAGCTCTTTGCCCCAGTTGCCGTGCCCGGGGGGCGTCTCCGGCGTCTGCCATTCCAGCGTCGTCGCCCGCCACGGATTGCCGCCTGAGGCCTCACCCTTGAACAGGCTCCAGGCAAGATTGAACAGGAACACCATTTGGCTGAAGCCGACGGTCAAGGCCACCACGGAGATGAAGGCGTTCAGTGAATGGGCTGAGGGCGGGATGAACGCGGCGTCGCCGAGTTCGAAATACCGGCGCGGAACCCCGAGCAGTCCGAGATAGTGCATGGGGAAGAAGATCAGGTAGGCGCCGAGGAAGGTGACCCAGAAATGAAACTTGCCCAGTAAGTCGTTGAGCATCCGCCCCGTGACCTTGGGGTACCAATGATAGATCGCTCCGAGCACGACCATGATCGGCGCCACGCCCATCACCATGTGGAAATGCGCGACCACGAACATGGTATCCGAGAGGGGCACGTCGACGACGACGTTGCCGAGGAAGAGGCCGGTGAGCCCGCCGTTCACGAAGGTGATAATGAAGCCGAGGGCGAACAGCATCGGCACCCTGAGGTGAATGTCGCCGCGCCACAGGGTCAGCACCCAGTTGTAGACCTTGATCGCGGTGGGGACGGCGATGATGAGCGTCGTGGTGGCGAAGAAGTACCCGAATTGCGGGAACATGCCGCTCACATACATGTGGTGCGCCCAGACGATGAAGCTGAGCGCGCCGATGCCCACGATCGCCCAGACCATCATGCGGTAACCGAAGATGTTCTTGCGCGCATGCGTGCTGATCAGATCGGAGACGATGCCGAAGGCGGGCAGGGCGACGATGTAGACCTCGGGGTGGCCGAAGAACCAGAACAGGTGCTGGAAGAGCAGCGGGCTACCGCCACCATATTTCGAAAGCGTGCCCATCTCGACGAGGGAGGGCATGAAGAAGCTGGTTCCCAGCAGACGGTCGAGCAGCAGCATCACCGAGGCAACGAAGAGTGCGGGGAATGCCAGCAGCGCCATGACGGTCGCGGTGAAAATGCCCCACACCGTCAGGGGCAGGCGCATCAACGTCATGCCGCGGGTGCGCGCCTGGAGAACCGTGACCACATAGTTCAGCCCGCCCATGGTGAAGCCGATGATGAACAGGATCAGGGACGACATCATGAGAATGATGCCCCAATCCTGCCCCGGCGTTCCTGAGAGGATTGCTTGCGGCGGGTACAGCGTCCAGCCGGCGCCGGTGGGGCCGCCGGGCACGAAGAATGTCGAGGCCAGCACCAGGACTGCGAGCAGGTAGACCCAGTAGCTCAGCATGTTCACATACGGGAAGACCATGTCCCGGGCGCCGACCATCAGCGGGATCAGGTAGTTGCCGAAGCCGCCCAGGAACAATGCGGTGAGCAGGTAGATCACCATGATCATGCCGTGCATGGTGATGAATTGGAGGTACTGGTTGGCATCGATGAAAGAGAAGGTGCCGGGGAATCCCAGTTGCAATCGCATCAGCCACGACAGCACCAGGGCCACCAGCCCGATGGCGGAGGCTGTCAGCGCGTACTGAATGGCGATCACCTTGGCGTCCTGCGAGAAGACATACCGTGTCCACCAGCTCCTCGGATGATAGAGCTCGACATCGGGTACTTCGGCAGGCGGGACGCCTGCGATCCCTTCATATGGAATATCGACCATAGAAAAACCTCCTCGGTCGTTTCCATCGGGGGCGACGAGTTGGCCTCACGCTCCCGATCTATCCTCGCGGCGGCAGCTTGCTACTTGCCGCCGGATTGGTACGTCGCCTTCACGATGGCCTTTCCAGGCAACAATTCCGCAAATGTTTTCTGCTGCTCCAGCCAGGCGTGATACTCACCCTCGTT
This region of Bradyrhizobium sp. CCGUVB1N3 genomic DNA includes:
- a CDS encoding heme-copper oxidase subunit III family protein codes for the protein MAETVLTNSGQSPARLEGWRGIAADWASDQRAFKNVSWGKAMMWIFLLSDTFIFSCFLLSYMTARMSTTVPWPNPSEVFALNFGGKHIPLILIAIMTFILISSSGTMAMAVNFGYRRDRVRTAALMLATAAFGATFVGMQAFEWTKLIREGVRPWGNPWGAEQFGSSFFMITGFHGTHVTIGVIFLIAIARKVARGDFDVGRRGFFTSRKGYYEIVEIMGLYWHFVDLVWVFIFAFFYLW
- a CDS encoding cytochrome c oxidase subunit 3, whose translation is MSAIILFLAVITVIAGWWLSQQRLTAKPWLEEGPAGDFPGSDAMAWPAAKIGLGVFLAVASCLFVLFISAYSMRMSVVDWRALPVPKLLWLNTGVLVLSSVALQWSYVAARRDDADGVMVGLLAGGVAAVIFLAGQLLAWQQLSAAGYFVASNPANSFFYLLTAVHGLHLTGGLVALGRTSAKVWRGAEIADMRLSVELCTIYWHFLLLVWLVLLGLLTGWTDDLVDICRQLLS
- a CDS encoding cbb3-type cytochrome c oxidase subunit I — its product is MVDIPYEGIAGVPPAEVPDVELYHPRSWWTRYVFSQDAKVIAIQYALTASAIGLVALVLSWLMRLQLGFPGTFSFIDANQYLQFITMHGMIMVIYLLTALFLGGFGNYLIPLMVGARDMVFPYVNMLSYWVYLLAVLVLASTFFVPGGPTGAGWTLYPPQAILSGTPGQDWGIILMMSSLILFIIGFTMGGLNYVVTVLQARTRGMTLMRLPLTVWGIFTATVMALLAFPALFVASVMLLLDRLLGTSFFMPSLVEMGTLSKYGGGSPLLFQHLFWFFGHPEVYIVALPAFGIVSDLISTHARKNIFGYRMMVWAIVGIGALSFIVWAHHMYVSGMFPQFGYFFATTTLIIAVPTAIKVYNWVLTLWRGDIHLRVPMLFALGFIITFVNGGLTGLFLGNVVVDVPLSDTMFVVAHFHMVMGVAPIMVVLGAIYHWYPKVTGRMLNDLLGKFHFWVTFLGAYLIFFPMHYLGLLGVPRRYFELGDAAFIPPSAHSLNAFISVVALTVGFSQMVFLFNLAWSLFKGEASGGNPWRATTLEWQTPETPPGHGNWGKELPVVYRWAYDYSVPGAEEDFIPQNQPPRATHLVQGAAS